A single region of the Desulfovermiculus halophilus DSM 18834 genome encodes:
- a CDS encoding response regulator yields the protein MGEDRNIRVLLIDDEQSLLEYLAKRLLREGFTVKVTFSGEEALQVAAEEDYDVAVVDLKMPGMDGVETQRRLKTIQPDLQCIVLTGHGGAESALESGQEGAYNYLLKPIEFESLMQTIRDAYQYKMKQKKGRPAEHEGQPSADPQESGMKKAIRKLRSLYGIRND from the coding sequence ATGGGCGAAGACAGGAATATACGGGTCCTGCTCATCGACGATGAGCAGTCGCTGCTCGAGTACCTGGCCAAGCGGCTTCTGCGCGAGGGGTTCACGGTCAAGGTGACTTTTTCCGGAGAAGAAGCTTTGCAGGTGGCGGCTGAAGAAGATTACGACGTTGCTGTCGTGGACTTGAAGATGCCGGGCATGGACGGGGTGGAGACCCAGAGGCGGTTGAAGACCATCCAGCCGGACCTGCAGTGCATAGTGCTCACGGGTCACGGAGGTGCCGAGTCGGCATTGGAAAGCGGACAGGAAGGGGCCTATAATTACCTGCTCAAGCCCATCGAGTTCGAGTCCTTGATGCAGACCATACGCGATGCATATCAGTACAAAATGAAACAGAAAAAGGGCAGGCCTGCCGAGCACGAGGGCCAGCCGTCTGCAGACCCGCAGGAGTCGGGAATGAAGAAAGCCATCCGCAAGCTGCGCAGCCTGTACGGCATACGAAATGACTGA